The following are encoded together in the Monodelphis domestica isolate mMonDom1 chromosome 5, mMonDom1.pri, whole genome shotgun sequence genome:
- the LOC130454521 gene encoding transient receptor potential cation channel subfamily M member 2-like: protein MESRGPSRPSQGDGHGPSVSLRSAPLRENRLQLVSCLARFRAFFTAPVVIFHLNILSYFTFLWLFAYVLMVDFQPLPSWRELVIYFWLFSLVCEETRQVPDYCSGS from the coding sequence ATGGAGTCTCGGGGTCCCTCCAGGCCAAGCCAGGGTGACGGCCATGGCCCATCGGTGTCCCTCCGCTCTGCTCCCCTCAGAGAGAATAGGCTCCAGCTGGTGAGCTGCCTAGCCCGCTTCCGAGCCTTCTTCACGGCGCCAGTGGTGATCTTCCACCTGAACATCCTGTCCTACTTCACCTTCCTCTGGCTCTTCGCCTACGTGCTCATGGTCGACTTCCAGCCCCTGCCATCCTGGCGGGAGCTCGTCATCTACTTCTGGCTCTTCTCCCTGGTGTGCGAGGAGACGCGGCAG